From the Streptomonospora nanhaiensis genome, the window ACGGTGGTGCCGCGCGACCACGTCTAGCGCGGCGGGGCCGCGCGCGGCGTACGGTGCGTGGGGGTGCCTCCAGGCGCGTCCGGCGCGGGGCGGGCCCGCCCCGCGCGGCGCGCGCGGCCCCGCCCGCTCAGGCGGGGCGGTCGATCTGGGCGTGGTAGGTGAGCCGGGTGCGCTCGGTGTGCTCGCTCATCAGGCGGGCGGCCTCGGCTTCGTCGCCCTCGGCGATGGCGTCGATGATCCCGGCGTGCTCGTGCCAGGAGGCCATGCCGCGCGAGCGGGCGATGGGGGCGTAGTACCAGCGGACGCGGCGGTCGACCTGGGCGGCCAGCTCGGCCAGCACGCGGTTGCCCGAGGCCTCGATGACGCCGCGGTGGAAGTCGGCGTTGGCGGTGACGACGCGGTCGACGTCGCCGGCCTCGACGGCCGCCACGCCCGCCCGCCACAGGTCGCGCAGGTGGCCGGTGCGCTCGTGGTGGGGCTGGCGGGCGGCCAGGCGCGCGGACTCGGTCTCCAGCACCGAGCGCACGGCCAGGAGCTGGTCGGCCTCGCTCTCGGTGGGGGTGTGCACGAAGGCGCCGTAGCCGGGGCGGAGGTCGACCCAGCCCTCGTTGCTGAGCCGCTGCAGGGCCTCG encodes:
- a CDS encoding GntR family transcriptional regulator; amino-acid sequence: MTTQPLKAALGGRVQRPVPLREAVYETILNLIITREFPPGRHLVESELAEQLGVSRQPVREALQRLSNEGWVDLRPGYGAFVHTPTESEADQLLAVRSVLETESARLAARQPHHERTGHLRDLWRAGVAAVEAGDVDRVVTANADFHRGVIEASGNRVLAELAAQVDRRVRWYYAPIARSRGMASWHEHAGIIDAIAEGDEAEAARLMSEHTERTRLTYHAQIDRPA